The Coffea arabica cultivar ET-39 chromosome 2c, Coffea Arabica ET-39 HiFi, whole genome shotgun sequence genome includes the window AGACTTCGGTGGCACTGCAATTGGAAGGGTGGCACCCGTAGATTCTGGGTTTTGGTGGATCATATTGTTGAAGTCATACACAAAATGCACAGGCAATCATAGCCTTGCTGAATCGCCTGCTGCCCAGAGAGGAATGAAATTGATTCTCAACCTTTGCCTTGCTGATGGCTTTGATACATTCCCAACGCTCTTATGCGCTGATGGATGCTGCATGATTGATAGAAGGATGGTGAGCTTGCATTCCCATATATTTTGCTGTCTTTACTAACTTTTTATCGGAATCGTCTGATGCTGTATATATTATGGAGTTTCCATAATATATAttgctccaatcttgtttgAATTATTTCTAGTGCCTTCACACCTGTGACATGCCTTATAGAGTTAATGATGATTAGTTTAGCTCGTGTACTGGATTAATTTGACGCTGTCTCAGTTTGTACTGCCGGTCATGTGAATGTCCAAGTATAAAATTGTGCTGGTTGATACATTCAGTTTACCAGACTGCTTCACCATCAAGTTAGTAATTTACTTTCAACTTTGAAGAGGTTACTCAGGAGTTTTGTAATCCACTGCCTGCTTAATACTCAAATTCAGTTTTAAATTTCACATAGTTTCTTATGTTGCCTCGGTAATCCAACATGCTTCAATTTGCTTTTGGACTAGGGGATGTACGGATATCCAATCGAGATCCAGGCGCTTTTCTTTTTTGCGCTGAGGTGTGCTCGACAGTTGCTTATCCCGGAACATGGTAACAAGGAATTGATCGAACGCATAGACAAGCGTATCACtgctttgagctaccatatccagAAGTATTATTGGCTTGACTTCATACAGCTGAATAACATTTATCGTTACAAGACTGAGGAGTATTCCCACACTGCTGTCAACAAATTTAATGTCATTCCTGAATCTATCCCTGACTGGGTGTTTGATTTCATGCCACTTCGAGGAGGCTATTTCATTGGTAATCTCAGCCCATCACGCATGGACTTCAGGTGGTTCCTAGTTGGAAACTGTATTGCTATTTTAAGCTCTTTAGCAACCCCAGCACAGGCAACAGCTATCATGGACTTAATTGAAGAGCGCTGGAGTGAATTGATCGGTGATATGCCTCTGAAAATTTCATATCCTGCACTCGAGGGCCACCAGTGGAAGATTGTTACTGGATGTGATCCCAAGAACACGCGGTGGAGTTACCACAATGGTGGATCTTGGCCAGGTTAGTCAGTTATCTATGATCTCTCCAAATCCTGAGATGATAAATCATAAAAGTCACCTGGTTGAGAGTATTATTTTCATGGTTTATATTTTATATGTCAGTGAAACTCGTTCCCTAGAATTAACTCATCTCCAACAATGGAGTGTGATGGTTACTATTTGCATTTGGTTCAGTTCTTACAATTGAGGGTGGTAAGACAATCTTACAATTGTTGAAGTATTTGAAAAGACTGAATATGTAGATTACACTCATTTTGTCAACTTGAGAGGCATGACACAGGAGAACATAGTAATTGGAATTATTTGTACTTTTTCTTAACCACTGATATGCTTTTGTGCAGTTCTGCTATGGCTACTTACAGCAGCATGCATCAAAACAGGAAGGCCTCAAATTGCCAAAAAGGCAATAGAGCTCGCAGAACAGCGCCTTGCCAGGGATGGCTGGCCCGAGTACTATGATGGCAAGACTGGGCACTTTGTTGGTAAACAGGCAAGAAAGTACCAAACTTGGAGCATTTCTGGGTACCTGGTGGCGAAGCTTATGATAGAGAACCCTTCCAATCTCAGATTTATCTCTTtagaggaagacaaaaaaatTGCTCAACCAAGGCTCAATCGGTCTGGCTCATGGTCCTCTTAGATTGTCAACTATCTGCATCTCTTTGGATAGTTATTGTTTCGCTCAGCAGAGTTTTGGAATGGGGTACGAGAGGCTTGTTTTCACTATTTTGCAAACTTAGAACGCAGAGCTGTAGAATTTGGCATAAAATTGAATCCTGACCCTGTCTACGGGGGTTAAATGTAGTAGCGTGCTTGAATTTTGAATGAAGAAGAGCATGAGCCTTTTTGCTGCATCTGAAACTTCTGCAGTTTTGCTAATGCTTTCTGAAAAACTCAACAGGAGTATTTGAGAAACTACATCTTTGGCTTTAGAATTTGCTGCTTTCACATGAATTTTAGCAGTCGTTTATGTTCAGTATGATCTGTCTCTAGTAGAGTGTTTGATTCCATGCCATGTctattctatatatatatatgactatCTAGTACCTGTGCCTAACACGGTTGTTTGTTGTAGGTTATATTATTCCTTGGTTGGTGTTCACTGGACTTTTTCATGTTTTGCCCTAACAGACAGGTATCCAAGTGggttaaaaataagaataaaaacagTTGCATGAATCATGGATTTGTGGCGTGAAAATTGTGTGTGAATGTCGTTGGATTAGTCCACTTGCAAAAGATGCAAAGGCAGGGAGGTATCAAAGCAAATTATTGGAACTAGGCGGCAACACACTCCTTCCACGTATTCCAATTTCCAGGCCGCAGCCGTTGTGATGAAGGGGGTATTGAGGAGAAGGAAACACTGAAGACGAAGTGGAGAAGGGGCCGTATTCTTTATCCTACCTCTATCATCCGTTGAAAGGGAAAGAGCATAATCAAGCAACGCATGTTTCCTTTACTGTTGGAATCCTAGCTCCAAATGCAGGGCATATCCCCTGCTGATCATTCGGCT containing:
- the LOC140035476 gene encoding probable alkaline/neutral invertase F, with product MRYSTSTTSTPLLSDDVTQPDIKQLNFIQTNAAMSFEDAVTDAIDDVTSAPDEQPLSAAVVFGCQAEEKVKKKVKMQGGSSPENVTAGGDANQFTSTVVMMSAGNGRPTSGLKPSPSVGTSLESLAKSEADQNDNVSPWIMGEAWERFYKSFVYYKDKPVGTLAALDPSADALNYNQVFVRDFIPSGLACLMKPSKEGLDMVKNFLLKTLHLQGNWEKMIDNFTLGEGVMPASFKVQYKPGLQKDVLEPDFGGTAIGRVAPVDSGFWWIILLKSYTKCTGNHSLAESPAAQRGMKLILNLCLADGFDTFPTLLCADGCCMIDRRMGMYGYPIEIQALFFFALRCARQLLIPEHGNKELIERIDKRITALSYHIQKYYWLDFIQLNNIYRYKTEEYSHTAVNKFNVIPESIPDWVFDFMPLRGGYFIGNLSPSRMDFRWFLVGNCIAILSSLATPAQATAIMDLIEERWSELIGDMPLKISYPALEGHQWKIVTGCDPKNTRWSYHNGGSWPVLLWLLTAACIKTGRPQIAKKAIELAEQRLARDGWPEYYDGKTGHFVGKQARKYQTWSISGYLVAKLMIENPSNLRFISLEEDKKIAQPRLNRSGSWSS